Below is a window of Variovorax sp. TBS-050B DNA.
GCAGCGACCGAGGGTGCGCTCTCCGCCTACTCCCGCTTCGTCCAGCGCCTGCGCCGCCGGTACGCGGGCGAGCTCGCGCTGCTCGCGCCCGGGGCGCCGCGGCGTGCCTCGATGGACCAGGCCTACGAGGCGCTGCGCGCGCGCGGCGAGGCCGTGGGCGACGCGCTGCGGATCGTGCGGCAGCTCGTGATGGAACGGCTCGTCACGCTCGACTGCGACAGCCAGGCGCCGCTCGCGGTGGTGACCACGGCGGTCACCGAACTCGCCGAATTCGCGCTCGACGTCGCCTGCCGCGACGCCTGCCAGGAACTCGACGCGCAGCACGGCGCGCCGCGCGGCCCCGAGGGACAGCGCGCGCAGCTCTGGGTCGTGGGCATGGGCAAGCTCGGCGCACGCGAGCTCAACGTGTCGAGCGACATCGACCTGATCTACCTCTACGACTTCGACGGCGAGACCGAGGGCGACGCCGACGGCCGCGGCCGGCTGTCCAACCACGAGTACTTCGGGCGCGCCGTCAAGCGCATCTACGCGCTCGTGGGCGACACCACCGAGCACGGCTTCGTGTTCCGCGTCGACCTGGCGCTCCGGCCCAACGGCAATTCGGGGCCGAGCGTGGTCTCGCTCGATGCGCTGGAAGAATATTTCCAGGTGCAGGGCCGCGAATGGGAGCGCTTCGCCTGGATGAAGAGCCGGGTGGTCGCGCCGAGTGCCGTCGTGACCGGCGGGCATGCGCAGGGCCTGCGCGCCACGGTGCTGCCCTTCGTGTTCCGCCGCTACCTCGACTACAGCGTGTTCGATTCGCTGCGCACGCTGCACCGGCAGATCCGCGAGCAGTCGGCGCGGCGCAGCGCGGGCCGGCCCGAGCGCGCCAACGACGTCAAGCTCTCGCGTGGCGGCATCCGCGAGATCGAATTCACCGTGCAGCTGCTGCAGGTGGTGCGCGGCGGCCAGTTCCCCGAACTGCGCACCCGGCCCACGCTCGATGCGCTGCAGCGGCTCGCGCGCGCCGGCCTGATGCCGCAGGAGACCGCCGACACGCTGGCCGCGGCCTACGAATTCCTGCGCCGCGTGGAGCACCGCATCCAGTACCTCGACGACCAGCAGACGCACATGCTGCCGGTGGCCGACGACGACCTGCGCTGGATCGCGCAGACCATGGGCTACGCGAGCTGCTGCCCCTTCCTCGAGCAGCTCGACACGCACCGCGAATTCGTCGCGCAGGAGTTCGACAAGCTGCTGGGCGGCGACAAGCCCTGCAACGGCAAGTGCAGCGGCAAGAAGGCCGCCGCGCCGGCCGACCTGGCCGACCTGCTCGACGAACTGCCGCCCGCCTTCGCCGAGCGCATCCGCAACTGGTGCGAGCAGCCGCGCGTGATGGCGCTGCGCGAGGAAACGCGCGCGCGGCTGCGGCAGCTGGTGCAGCGCACCGGGCAGTGGCTCCGGGAACCCGACGGCGACGGGCCGGGCCAGACGCCGCGCCACGTGGACGCCGCGCTGCGCTGGGCCGACTGGATCGAGCCGCTGCTGCGGCGCGAAAGCTATCTGGCGCTGCTGGTCGAGCGGCCCGCGGTGCAGGAGCGGCTGCTGCGGCTGCTCGGCGCCGCCAAGTGGCCCGCGCGCTACCTGCTGCAGCACCCGGGCGTGATCGACGAGCTCGCGAGCGACGAGATGCTTTCGGGCCGCTTCGTCGCGGCCGAGTTCGAGCGCGAACTCGAGGCCCGCCATGCCGCGCTCACGCGCACCGGCGAGGCCGACGAGGAGCGCCTGCTGAACCTGCTGCGCCATGCGCACCACGCCGAGGTGTTCCGCACCCTCGCGCGCGACGTGGACGGCCGCCTCACGGTCGAGCAGGTGGCCGACGACCTGAGTGCGCTGGCCGACGCCACGCTGCGCGTGACCGCGCGCTGGTGCTGGCCGCACCTGCGCAACCGGCACCGCGAGGAACCGCAGTTCGCGATCATCGGCTACGGCAAGCTCGGCGGAAAGGAGCTGGGCTACGGCAGCGACCTCGACATCGTGTTCGTCTACGACGACGACGACGAGCGCGCCGGCGAGGTCTACGCCGCCTACGTGCGCAAGCTGATCAACTGGCTCACCGTCAAGACGCGCGAGGGCGACCTGTTCGAGATCGACACCGCGCTGCGGCCGAACGGCAATTCGGGGCTGCTCACGACCAGCTTCGAAGCCTACGAGCGCTACCAGCTGGGCCGCGGCAGCAACACGGCATGGACCTGGGAGCACCAGGCGATGACGCGTGCGCGCTTCGTGCTCGGCAGCGCCGAACTGGGCGCGCGCTTCGACGCGGTGCGCGAGGCGGTGATCGTGGCGCCGCGCGATCGCGAGGCGCTGAAGGCCGAGATCATCGCGATGCGCGACAAGGTGCGCGGCGCGCGGCCCGTGAAGGCCGGCCGCTTCGACGTGAAGCACAGCCCGGGCGGCATGGTGGACGCGGAGTTCGCGGTGCAGTTCCTCGTGCTCTCGGCCGCGGGCGCGCACCGCGAGCTGATTCCGAACGTCGGCAACATCGCGCTGCTGCTGCGCGCCGAGGACGCCGGCCTGCTGCCGCCGGGCATCGGCCGCGCCGCCGCGGCGGCCTACCGCGAACTGCGGCGCGTGCAGCACCGCGCGCGGCTCAACGAGGAGCCGACCCAGGTCACCCCGCCCGCGCTGGCCGCGGAGCGCGAGGCGATGCTGGCGCTCTGGAAGGCGGTGTTCGGCGGATGAGGCGCGCAGCCGCCCTCCCCGTGCCCGACGCCATACCGGCGGCCGCCGCCTGGCCCGCCGCGGGCCGGACCGCGGCGCTCTGCGCAGTGGCGGTCGCGGTGCTCCTGGCGGGCTGCGCCAGCGGCCCGCGCAGCGGCGTGGCGAGCGGCCGCGACGGCCCGGGCACGAACATCCCGCCCGACCTCGACCGCGTGCCCGACGCCGAGCCCCGCATCGAGCCCATCCGCAACAGCGGCGGCACGAGCAAGCCCTACACCGTGCTCGGCCGCTCGTATCAGCCGATCACCGACGACCGGCCGTTCCGCGAATCGGGCATCGCGTCGTGGTACGGCCGCAAGTTCCACAGCGCATCGACCGCGAGCGGCGAGCCCTACGACATGTACGCGATGACGGCCGCGCACAAGACGCTGCCGCTGCCGAGCTACGTGCGCGTGCGCAACCCCGCCAACGGGCGCGAGGTGATCGTGCGCGTGAACGACCGCGGCCCCTTCGTCGACGGCCGCGTGATCGACCTGAGCTACACGGCGGCGCTGAAGCTCGACCTGCTGCGCGGCGTGGCGCCGGTGGAGATCGAGCGCATCACCAACGAGGACATCCGGACCGGCGCATGGCGGCGCGATGCCGGCACGGCCTATGCCGCCGCGGCACCCGCACCGGCGCCACGCGCGGCGGCAGGCGCTTCGGTGGCGGTGCCGTCGGCGTGGGTGACGCCGGTCGCGGCGAGCGCGGTCGAGGCGAGCACGATGCCGGTGGCGCCGCAGCCATCGGTCGCATCCGCGCCCTCGCCGGCGCCAGCCGAACCGGACGGCGCCGTGGCGCCGCCGCGGGCGCCGATGGTGGTGACCGACCTCGCGCCGCTGGCGCCGATCGCCGCGCCGGCGCCGCCGCCGGCTGCGGCGCCCTCCTCGGCCGCCGTCGCCGGCTACTGGGTGCAGCTCGGCGCCTTTCGCGAGCGCGACGGGGCGCAGACGCTGCTGAGCCAGGCCGCACGCGGCCTGCCGACGCTGGCGCCGCAGCTGCGCGTGTTCAGCGAGGCCGGCACGCACCGGCTGCAGGCCGGCCCCTTCGCCTCGCGCGAGGCGGCCGGCGAAGCCGTGACGCAGCTGCGCGAGAGCCTGCGCATCGCGCCGATGGTGGTCGAGCGCCGCTGAACGCCGGCGCCGGGCGCCTCAGGGCATGGCCTTGACGGGCACCGGCATCTGCATGCCCACGCCCATGCGGTTCCAGGCGTTGATCTGCGCGATCGCCACCGAGAGTTCGCCGATCTCGACCTCGCTGAACTGCGCCTTGAGCGCCTCGAACTCGGCATCCCGGTCGCTGTGGTGGTCGGCCAGCCGGGTCAGGGTCTCGGCCCAGGCCAGGGCGGCGCGCTCGCGCGCGTTGAAGAAGCTGACTTCGCGCCAGGTGGCCAGGCTGTTGATGCGCTGCCAGTCCTCGCCCTGCTGGCGCAGGTCGCGCACGTGCATGTCGAGGCAGTAGGCGCAGCCGTTGATCTGCGAGACGCGGGCGTAGACGAGGTCGAGCAATGTCTTGCCGAGGGTGCTGCCCTCGTAGGCGCCGTTCACGCCGAGCATGGCCTGGAAAGCCTTGGGGACGACCTTGTACCAGTTGAGGCGGGGGGTGGTGTTCATGGTGATGAGTCCAGTGGGTGGGTTGATGAAGGAATGGATCTGCCTACCCCCTGAAGACGTGCCGGCCCGCCGCCCTGTGACACGCCGCGCGAAAAAATCTACGTCGCGGCCGAAGAAGACGAATACAGGCGCGCGATGTGCGCCAGCTTGTCGGGGTTGCGCTGGACGCGGATGCGCACGATGCGCTCGTGCGCGATCTCGAAGGTCTGGGCCGATTCGAGCGCGCCGTCGATGAAGCGCAGCAGCCCCGGCTCGCCGTTGATCTCGACCAGTTCCATGCGCACCAACGGCCCCATGCGGCGCCAGAGCGCGAAGTAGAGCTGCGCGAGACGCCAGTTGCCGCGCAGCACCTTGCTGAAGGTCTGGACCTTGCCGCCGCCGTCGCCGATGAGCTCGGCGTCTTCGGCCATCAGCGCCTTGAGGTCGTGCAGGCTGCCTCTGGCGGCGGCATCGGCGAAGGCGCGCAGCAGCCGCTCATGGGTTTCGCGCGGGACATGGAAGCGCGGGCGCGCCTCCTGCACCTGCGCCCGGGCGCGGTGCACCAGCTGGCGGCAGGCGGCCTCGCTCTTGCCGAGGGTGCGGGCGATCTCGTCGTAATCGGCGTCGAACACCTCGCGCAGCAGGAAGGCGGCACGCGCCTCGGGCGCCAGGCGCTCGAGCACGGCCAGGAAGGCGATCGAGATGTCGTCGGCGCGTTCGAGCAGCGCCTCGGGCGTGGCCGGCTCCTCGGTGAGCGTGGGCTCGGGCATCCAGGCGCCGATGTAGTGCTCGCGCTGGACCTTGGCCGCGCGCAGCCGGTCGATCGAAAGACGGGTGACGACGGTGACGAGCCAGGCCTCGGCGCTGTCGAGGGCGGACTTGTCGGCCTCGTGCCAGCGCAGCCAGGCGTCCTGCACCACCTCTTCGGCCTCCGCGACCGAACCGAGCATGCGGTAGGCGATGCCCTGGAGGCGGCGGCGGTGGCTGTCGAAGCTGCGGGTCGGATCGTCCATGGCCACAAGACGGGCGGGCCGCCGGGTTTGTGACAGGCGCCGACGGCCGCGGGATCAGGCGCCCTGGTACTCGGCCTGGGGCGCGAGGTTCGCGGCCAGTTCCTTGCGGTAGCGGTTGAGCTCCTGCACGGTCTTGAAGCTGCGGTTCATCAGCAGGCTCAGGTTGTGCAGGATGCGCTCGCCGACCTTGCTTTCCCAGACGGCGTCGAACTTGATCTGCTTGTCGAGCCAGTGCTCGAGCCAGTCCGGATCGGGCATGCGGCTCTGGATGGTGTCGTTCGGGAACAGCGCCTTGTTGACGTGCAGGTTGGTCGGGTGCAGCGCCTGAGCGGTGCGGCGCGCGCTGGCCATCAGCACGCCGACCTTGGTGAAGGCGGCGCGGGCCTCGTCGCCGAACTTCTCCATCGCGCGCTTCATGTAGCGCAGGTAGGCGCCGCCGTGGCGCGCCTCGTCCTGGCTCAGCGTGGTGTAGATGTGCTTGATGACCGGCTCGGTGTGCCACTGGGCCGCGCGGCGGTACCAGTGGTTGAGGCGGATCTCGCCGCAGAAATGCAGCATGAGGGTTTCGAGCGGCGGCGCGGGATCGAAGTCGAAGCGCACCTCGTGCAGTTCCTGCTCGGTGGGTGCATGCTGCGGGCTGAAGCGCTTGAGGTACTCCATGAGCACCAGCGAGTGCTTCTGCTCCTCGAAGAACCAGATCGACATGAAAGCCGAAAAGTCGCTATCGTGCCGGTTGTCGCGCAGGAACATCTCGGTGGCCGGCAGCGCCGCCCACTCGGTGATGGCATTCATCTTGATGGTTTGCGCCTGTTCTTCGGACAGCAACGAAGCATCGAAGGACTGCCAGGGGATGTCCTTGTCCATGTCCCAACGGACGGATTCGAGTTGTCTGAAGAGTTCCGGATAAAGCATCAAAATCTTTCTAAGGCCGCCGATTTTAGTCGGGCCGGCTTGGCGCGCCTGTGACAGACGCGCATGATGCGTACTTACGCATGATCCGACGGCGTGGATTCATGCATTTTTTGTATCAGGAGCCCCTATGCGAACCCCCTTCCGATGGCCGGCCGCCGCACTGTCTGCATGCCTGCTGGCCGCCGGTTCAGCGAGTGCACAAGCGCCTTCCGGCCCGGCGACCCCGCCGGCCGCCGCAGCCCCGGCCGACGGCGCGGGCGCGGCCTGTCCCGCATTGCTGCAGCACACCTTCCCGCGGCTGCAGGACGAGAAACCCCAGTCTCTGTGCCAGTATTCCGGCAAGGTGGTCCTGGTGGTGAACACCGCGAGCTTCTGCGGCTTCACCCCGCAGTACAAGGGGCTGGAGGCGCTCGACGCCAAGTACCGCGGCCGCGGCCTCGTGGTGCTGGGCTTTCCCTCGAACGATTTCTCGCAGGAAACCGGCTCCAACAAGGAGATCGCGGATTTCTGCGAAAGCACCTTCGGCGTGAAGTTTCCGATGTTCGCGAAGTCCTCGGTACGGGGCGCCAATGCCAACCCGCTCTTCAAGCAGCTGGCGCTGGCCTCGGGTACCACGCCGAAATGGAATTTCTACAAGTACCTGATCGGCCGCGACGGCAAGGTGGTGCAGTCGTGGTCGAGCATGACGGCGCCTGACGAAGCGGCGTTCGTGAAGGTCATCGAGAGCCAGTTGGCAATCAACTGACACACCTGACCTGGCGCTACGGATCGTCACAAACGTTTACCACTGGAGGGGGAACCGGGCTGGCACACTCTGCTCATAACGAGCGTGGGCAGCGAATGCCCTCCGGTTTTCATGTTGCGAGGTCTTCCAGGCGTCCTGTCTGGTTGAAATCCCGAGGTGATTCTTCTCCTCCTCCCTCCCTCCCTCCTTCGCGTCGGGGCGCCTCGCAGCATTTTTGTATTTCCCGCCGGATCGGCGGGCCGCGAAATGAAAAAAGGCGCCTGAGGCGCCTTTTTTCATGGTTGGGTGTCGATGAAGCTGGGCCGCAGCATCAGCTTGTCGTACAGCCTGGCGAGGTTGGGATGGTCGTTGCGCCAGTCGATCTCGGGAAAGCGAAAGCCCAGCCAGCCCAGCGCGCAGCCCACGGCAATGTCCGACAGGCTCAGGTGGATGCCGCTGCAGAAGGGCTT
It encodes the following:
- the glnE gene encoding bifunctional [glutamate--ammonia ligase]-adenylyl-L-tyrosine phosphorylase/[glutamate--ammonia-ligase] adenylyltransferase → MTARIQTGSSEADNSVNQLPSTTSAATEGALSAYSRFVQRLRRRYAGELALLAPGAPRRASMDQAYEALRARGEAVGDALRIVRQLVMERLVTLDCDSQAPLAVVTTAVTELAEFALDVACRDACQELDAQHGAPRGPEGQRAQLWVVGMGKLGARELNVSSDIDLIYLYDFDGETEGDADGRGRLSNHEYFGRAVKRIYALVGDTTEHGFVFRVDLALRPNGNSGPSVVSLDALEEYFQVQGREWERFAWMKSRVVAPSAVVTGGHAQGLRATVLPFVFRRYLDYSVFDSLRTLHRQIREQSARRSAGRPERANDVKLSRGGIREIEFTVQLLQVVRGGQFPELRTRPTLDALQRLARAGLMPQETADTLAAAYEFLRRVEHRIQYLDDQQTHMLPVADDDLRWIAQTMGYASCCPFLEQLDTHREFVAQEFDKLLGGDKPCNGKCSGKKAAAPADLADLLDELPPAFAERIRNWCEQPRVMALREETRARLRQLVQRTGQWLREPDGDGPGQTPRHVDAALRWADWIEPLLRRESYLALLVERPAVQERLLRLLGAAKWPARYLLQHPGVIDELASDEMLSGRFVAAEFERELEARHAALTRTGEADEERLLNLLRHAHHAEVFRTLARDVDGRLTVEQVADDLSALADATLRVTARWCWPHLRNRHREEPQFAIIGYGKLGGKELGYGSDLDIVFVYDDDDERAGEVYAAYVRKLINWLTVKTREGDLFEIDTALRPNGNSGLLTTSFEAYERYQLGRGSNTAWTWEHQAMTRARFVLGSAELGARFDAVREAVIVAPRDREALKAEIIAMRDKVRGARPVKAGRFDVKHSPGGMVDAEFAVQFLVLSAAGAHRELIPNVGNIALLLRAEDAGLLPPGIGRAAAAAYRELRRVQHRARLNEEPTQVTPPALAAEREAMLALWKAVFGG
- a CDS encoding septal ring lytic transglycosylase RlpA family protein, with protein sequence MPDAIPAAAAWPAAGRTAALCAVAVAVLLAGCASGPRSGVASGRDGPGTNIPPDLDRVPDAEPRIEPIRNSGGTSKPYTVLGRSYQPITDDRPFRESGIASWYGRKFHSASTASGEPYDMYAMTAAHKTLPLPSYVRVRNPANGREVIVRVNDRGPFVDGRVIDLSYTAALKLDLLRGVAPVEIERITNEDIRTGAWRRDAGTAYAAAAPAPAPRAAAGASVAVPSAWVTPVAASAVEASTMPVAPQPSVASAPSPAPAEPDGAVAPPRAPMVVTDLAPLAPIAAPAPPPAAAPSSAAVAGYWVQLGAFRERDGAQTLLSQAARGLPTLAPQLRVFSEAGTHRLQAGPFASREAAGEAVTQLRESLRIAPMVVERR
- a CDS encoding carboxymuconolactone decarboxylase family protein, which gives rise to MNTTPRLNWYKVVPKAFQAMLGVNGAYEGSTLGKTLLDLVYARVSQINGCAYCLDMHVRDLRQQGEDWQRINSLATWREVSFFNARERAALAWAETLTRLADHHSDRDAEFEALKAQFSEVEIGELSVAIAQINAWNRMGVGMQMPVPVKAMP
- a CDS encoding RNA polymerase sigma-70 factor; the encoded protein is MDDPTRSFDSHRRRLQGIAYRMLGSVAEAEEVVQDAWLRWHEADKSALDSAEAWLVTVVTRLSIDRLRAAKVQREHYIGAWMPEPTLTEEPATPEALLERADDISIAFLAVLERLAPEARAAFLLREVFDADYDEIARTLGKSEAACRQLVHRARAQVQEARPRFHVPRETHERLLRAFADAAARGSLHDLKALMAEDAELIGDGGGKVQTFSKVLRGNWRLAQLYFALWRRMGPLVRMELVEINGEPGLLRFIDGALESAQTFEIAHERIVRIRVQRNPDKLAHIARLYSSSSAAT
- a CDS encoding ferritin-like domain-containing protein, which codes for MLYPELFRQLESVRWDMDKDIPWQSFDASLLSEEQAQTIKMNAITEWAALPATEMFLRDNRHDSDFSAFMSIWFFEEQKHSLVLMEYLKRFSPQHAPTEQELHEVRFDFDPAPPLETLMLHFCGEIRLNHWYRRAAQWHTEPVIKHIYTTLSQDEARHGGAYLRYMKRAMEKFGDEARAAFTKVGVLMASARRTAQALHPTNLHVNKALFPNDTIQSRMPDPDWLEHWLDKQIKFDAVWESKVGERILHNLSLLMNRSFKTVQELNRYRKELAANLAPQAEYQGA
- a CDS encoding glutathione peroxidase, which encodes MRTPFRWPAAALSACLLAAGSASAQAPSGPATPPAAAAPADGAGAACPALLQHTFPRLQDEKPQSLCQYSGKVVLVVNTASFCGFTPQYKGLEALDAKYRGRGLVVLGFPSNDFSQETGSNKEIADFCESTFGVKFPMFAKSSVRGANANPLFKQLALASGTTPKWNFYKYLIGRDGKVVQSWSSMTAPDEAAFVKVIESQLAIN